The following are from one region of the Palaeococcus ferrophilus DSM 13482 genome:
- the pyk gene encoding pyruvate kinase: MRLPEQKTKIVATIGPSCRSEKIIEKMIEKGMGIARINFAHGTFEEHERTIETIRRVSAKLDRRVAILGDIPGLKMRVGKLKNDSMQLEKGQKVTLTTRSVEGEGGIIPVEFKGFSKLVAKGDTIYLSDGYIMLRVDDVKEEDVECTVLVGGTLFSGKGINIPKGHLPVEAITPADVEIIKFAAEHGVDAIGLSFVGSVYDVLKVKRLLEKMGKSMFVIAKIERPDAVRNYDEILNAADGIMVARGDLGVEMPIERLPILQKELIRKANLAGKPVITATQMLVSMTEDKMPRRAEVTDVANAILDGTDAVMLSEETAVGQYPVEAVEMMARIALTTEAYRESMGMERMRGILSELSGRGTIKEAITRSILDALCSIDIKYVLTPTRTGLTARLISRFKPKQWILAFSTNEKTCNNLMFSYGVYPFCMEEGFDENDIIRLIKGLGLVETDDTVLLTEGKPIGRTSGTNTVRIFEIP; this comes from the coding sequence ATGAGACTTCCCGAGCAGAAGACGAAGATTGTTGCCACTATCGGCCCCTCATGCAGGTCAGAGAAAATAATCGAAAAGATGATAGAGAAGGGTATGGGCATAGCGAGAATAAACTTTGCCCACGGGACGTTTGAGGAGCACGAGAGGACTATTGAGACAATAAGGCGTGTCTCCGCGAAGCTCGATAGGCGCGTGGCAATCCTTGGGGATATCCCCGGCCTCAAAATGCGCGTTGGGAAGCTGAAGAACGATTCCATGCAGCTGGAGAAGGGCCAGAAGGTAACGCTCACCACGAGGAGCGTCGAGGGAGAGGGAGGGATAATCCCCGTCGAGTTCAAGGGGTTTTCAAAGCTCGTCGCCAAGGGCGACACGATTTACCTGAGCGACGGCTACATAATGCTTCGCGTTGATGATGTCAAGGAGGAGGACGTTGAATGCACAGTCCTCGTGGGGGGGACGCTCTTCTCGGGCAAGGGTATAAACATCCCCAAGGGGCACCTTCCGGTGGAGGCAATAACGCCTGCCGACGTTGAGATAATAAAATTCGCGGCGGAGCACGGCGTTGATGCCATAGGCCTCTCCTTCGTGGGCTCGGTCTACGACGTTCTGAAGGTTAAGCGGCTCCTCGAGAAGATGGGGAAGAGCATGTTCGTCATAGCTAAGATAGAGAGGCCAGACGCCGTCAGGAATTACGACGAGATACTCAACGCGGCCGACGGCATAATGGTGGCCAGGGGTGACCTCGGTGTCGAAATGCCCATCGAGAGGCTCCCCATCCTCCAGAAGGAGCTCATAAGAAAAGCAAACCTTGCCGGCAAGCCCGTCATAACCGCTACCCAGATGCTCGTCTCGATGACGGAGGACAAGATGCCCCGCAGGGCGGAGGTTACGGATGTTGCCAACGCCATCCTCGATGGGACCGATGCGGTGATGCTCTCCGAGGAGACCGCGGTGGGTCAGTACCCCGTTGAGGCGGTTGAGATGATGGCGAGGATTGCCCTAACCACGGAGGCCTACAGGGAGTCCATGGGGATGGAGAGAATGAGGGGTATCCTCTCCGAGCTCTCGGGCAGAGGGACCATAAAAGAAGCGATAACGAGGAGCATCCTCGATGCCCTATGCAGCATTGACATAAAGTACGTGCTCACGCCCACGAGGACTGGACTCACGGCGAGGCTCATATCACGCTTCAAGCCCAAGCAGTGGATTCTGGCGTTCTCTACGAACGAGAAGACGTGCAACAACCTCATGTTCTCCTACGGCGTCTATCCATTTTGCATGGAGGAGGGGTTTGACGAGAACGACATCATACGCCTCATAAAGGGGCTTGGGCTGGTGGAGACGGACGACACTGTTCTCCTTACGGAGGGCAAACCAATAGGAAGAACCTCGGGAACCAACACGGTCAGGATATTTGAGATACCCTGA
- a CDS encoding YbhB/YbcL family Raf kinase inhibitor-like protein, with protein MKRAVPFVVALLLLSAGCLGGDSLKVSSVFGDGEVIPVKYTCDGIDVNPPLYLEGLSDEAVSVAIIVDDPDAPFGTFTHWVAWNLPPVKEIPEALPKNGTVSSPISFSQGRNDFGRTGYNGPCPPRGKPHHYRFKVYVLDTMLDLKPGATKKELERAMEGHVIQKGELVGLYARK; from the coding sequence ATGAAGCGCGCGGTTCCCTTCGTGGTGGCGCTCCTCCTGCTTTCGGCCGGCTGTCTTGGAGGTGATAGTTTGAAGGTGAGTTCGGTCTTTGGGGATGGAGAGGTTATCCCCGTGAAGTACACGTGCGACGGGATAGACGTGAACCCGCCGCTCTACCTCGAGGGACTCAGTGATGAAGCGGTGAGCGTGGCCATCATCGTTGACGATCCGGACGCTCCCTTTGGGACGTTCACCCACTGGGTGGCGTGGAACCTTCCCCCCGTGAAGGAGATACCGGAGGCGCTTCCCAAGAACGGTACGGTATCGTCGCCTATAAGCTTCTCTCAGGGAAGGAACGACTTCGGTAGAACCGGCTACAACGGCCCATGTCCCCCGCGGGGCAAGCCACATCACTACCGCTTCAAGGTTTACGTCCTGGACACCATGCTTGACCTCAAACCCGGGGCAACGAAGAAGGAGCTCGAGAGGGCTATGGAGGGGCACGTAATCCAGAAGGGGGAGCTCGTCGGCCTCTACGCCCGGAAGTAG